The window AGGCCGGCCCCGCACTGGCCTGCGGTAACGCATTCATCCTCAAGCCCTCCGAGCGCGACCCGTCGGTACCGCTCCGGCTGGCCGAGCTGTTCCTCGAAGCCGGCCTACCGCCGGGCGTATTCCAGGTCGTACAGGGCGACAAGGAAGCGGTCGACGCACTGCTCGCCCATCCCGACATCAAGGCCTACGGCTTCGTCGGCAGCTCCGACATCGCGCAGTACATCTATGCCACCGCCGCGGCCAACGGCAAGCGCGCACAGTGCTTCGGCGGCGCCAAGAACCACATGATCGTCATGCCCGACGCCGACCTGGACCAGGCCATCGACGCCCTCGTCGGCGCCGGTTACGGCAGCGCCGGCGAGCGCTGCATGGCCATCAGCGTCGCGGTCGCTGTGGGCGACGAGACCGCGAACCGCCTTCGCGCCCGGCTCGCCGAACGGGTCGAACACCTCCGGGTCGGCCACAGCCTGGACCCCAAGGCCGACTACGGGCCGCTGGTCAATGAGGCCGCCCTCGACCGGGTGCGCGGCTACATCGACGCCGGTGTCGCCGCCGGTGCCGACATCGTCGTCGACGGACGCGACAAGGGCAGCGACGAACTGACATTCGGCGACGACAGCATCGAGGGCGGCTTCTTCATCGGCCCGACCCTGTTCGATCACGTCACCACCGACATGTCCATCTACAAGGACGAGATCTTCGGGCCGGTGGTATGCATCGTGCGCGTCAAGGATTACGAGGAAGCCCTGCGGCTGCCCAACGAGCACGAGTACGGCAACGGCGTGGCGATATTCACCCGCGACGGCGACACCGCCCGCGACTTCGTCTCGCGCGTGCAGGTCGGCATGGTCGGCGTCAACGTGCCGATCCCGGTTCCGGTGGCGTATCACACCTTCGGCGGCTGGAAGCGGTCCGGTTTCGGCGACCTCAACCAGCACGGGCCGGCCGCGATCCAGTTCTACACCAAGGTCAAGACGATCACCGAGCGGTGGCCGTCGGGTATCAAGGACGGCGCCGAGTTCGTCATCCCGACGATGAAATGAACTTACTGGGTATGGACGACGACGAACGCGTGATCGTCGAGACAGCGGCCGCGTTCGCCGCCAAACGTCTTGCGCCGCATGCCTTGGAGTGGGACCACTCCAAGCACTTCCCCGTCGATGCACTGCGCGAGGCCGCCGAGCTGGGGATAGGCGCGGTCTACTGCGGTGAGGACGTCGGCGGCAGTGGCCTGCGTCGGCTGGACGCCGTCCGGATCTTCGAGCAACTGGCCACCGCCGATCCAGCGATCGCGGCGTTCATCTCGATCCACAACATGTGCGCGTGGATGATCGACACCTACGGCACCGCCGACCAACGCAAGTCGTGGGTGCCGCGGCTGGCGTCGATGGAGGCGATCGCCAGTTACTGCCTCACCGAGCCGGGTGCGGGCTCGGATGCGGCGGCGCTGCGCACCAAGGCCGTTCGGGACGGTGAGCACTACGTGCTCGACGGCGTCAAGCAGTTCATCTCCGGGGCGGGCAGCTCCGACGTCTACGTGGTGATGGCGCGCACCGGCGGCGAGGGACCGCGCGGCATTTCGGCGTTCATCGTCGAAAAGGGCACACCGGGGCTGAGTTTCGGCCCCAACGAGGAGAAGATGGGCTGGAACGCCCAGCCCACCGCCCAGGTCATCATGGAAGGTATGCGGGTGCCGGCCGACGCGATGCTCGGCGGTCCGGAAGGAGAAGGCGGCGGTTTCGGCATCGCGATGAACGGCCTCAACGGCGGCCGGCTCAACATCGCCGCCTGCTCACTGGGCGGCGCGCAGGCCGCCTTCGACAAGGCGGGACGCTACCTGGCCGACCGGCAGGCCTTCGGCGGCGCACTACTCGACGAGCCCACCATCAGGTTCACCCTCGCCGACATGGCCACCGCGCTGGAGACCTCCCGGCTGATGCTGTGGCGTGGGGCCAGCGCGCTGGACAACGACGAACCCGACAAGGTGGCGTTGTGCGCGATGGCAAAGCTGCACGTCACCGACGCCTGTTACGGCGTAGCCGACCAGGCGTTGCAGCTGCACGGTGGCTACGGATATCTGCGGGAGTACGGCCTGGAGAAAATCGTCCGCGACCTTCGGGTGCACCGAATCCTGGAGGGCACCAACGAAATCATGCGCGTAGTCATCGGGCGGGCCGTCGCGAGCGGTGCTCGCAATCCGGCCGAGGCCGCCCGGGTACGCGCAACGGCATGAGGCAAAGGAGCCTACGCATGACGACGATCGCGTTTCTGGGCCTGGGCCACATGGGCGGGCCGATGGCGGCCAACCTGGTCACCGCCGGCTACACCGTTCGCGGCTTCGACCCGGTGCCCGCATTGCGCGCGGCCGCCGAGGAGAAGGGTGCGTCGGTGTTCGATGCCGGCGCCGCCGCGGTAGCCGAGGCGGACGTCGTCATCACCTCGCTGCCCAACGGGGCGATCGTGAAAGCCTGCTACGCCGAGGCACTTCCGGCCGCCAAGGCGGGCGCCCTGTTCATCGACACGTCCACGATCTCTGTCGACGACGCCCGCGAGGTCCACGCCCAAGCGTCGACTGCCGGGATGGCCCAGCTCGACGCCCCGGTCTCCGGCGGCATCAAGGGCGCGACCGCGGGCACGCTGGCCTTCATGGTCGGCGGTGAGAGCGAGGCCCTGGACCGGGCCCGTCCGGTGCTGGAACCCATGGCCAGCAAGGTCATTCACTGCGGAGCCTCCGGGGCGGGCCAGGCCGCCAAGCTGTGCAATAACATGGTGCTCGCAGTGCAGCAGATCGCCGTCGGTGAGGCCTTCGTGCTGGCCGAGAAACTCGGCCTGTCGGCGCAGTCACTGTTCGACGTGATCACCGGAGCCACCGGCAACTGCTGGGCCGTGCACACCAATTGCCCTGTCCCCGGCCCGGTTCCGACCTCGCCGGCCAACAACGACTTCAAGCCCGGTTTCGCCGCCGCGCTGATGAACAAGGACCTCGGCCTGGCGATGGACGCGGTGTCGTCCACCGGAGCCTCGGCGCCACTGGGCACGCACGCCGCCGAGATCTACGCCAAGTTCGCCGCCAACCACGGCGACCTGGACTTCAGCGCGGTCATCGAAACCCTGCGCTGAGCGCTGAGTTCCTCCCGCGAGCAGACACAAAAGACCCCGACACGCCGAGGATTTGCGGGCTTTTGCGTCTGCTCGCGGTCAGAAGTCGCCAGCGTGGTGGCGCAGGGTCTCGATGGAGGACACCAGCGCGCTCGCTTCGGCCGCCGACATCCCGACGTCGGCGAACACCTGCTCGTTGAGCGTCGCCGTGGCGTCCTCCACCGTCGAGCGGCCCAGCTCGGTGATCTGCACCAGCGTGGTGCGGCCATCGGTCGGATGTGGCACCCGGTGCACCAGCCCGTCGGCCTCCAGCCGGCGGATCGCGTGGGTGACGCTGGTGACGTGCACCTGCAGCCGGTCGGAGGCCTTGGTGATCGGCAGTGCACCGGTCCGGCTGAACGCCAGCAGCCGCAGCAGCTCGAAGCGGGAAAAGCTCAGGTCGTAGGGGCGTAGCGCGTTCTCCACCCGGGCCAGCAGGATCTGATGGGCCCGCATCACCGAGGTGACCGCGACCATGCCCTCGGCGACGTCACCCCACCCGGCGCGCTCCCAGTTGGTACGCGCCGCCGCGATGGGATCCGGTTTGTCCGGTGAGACCGAGTCGGGCGGCATCCGCCCATATTGCCCTACCGCGGCCGGCTTACAGGCGGCGCTGAAGCAGGACATCCCCGGTGTCGACGGACACCACCTGCACCGCGGCGATCTCGTCGAGCGGCATCGACGTACTGCCCGACGGCGAAGCCGTCGCCCCCGCGCGGGCCGTCCACGTCGCCAGCAGAACCCGGCCGCCGTCGCGGCCGACGGCGTACATCGCCAGCTCGTCCCCGCTCTCCTCGCCCTCGCCCCAGCCCGGCTCCTCCCCGTAGGTGCACGTCATCTCGACCTGCGTCCCCCAGCCCTGGCCGGTCACCACCACCGTCGCCTCGAAGGACGACGGAGTCACCGGCGTCATGGACAGCGGAGCCGAGGCCGACGTACCGGGCAGCTGCAGCGGCGTGAGTCCGAACTGCGCCGGGTTGGTCGCCAGCAGGGCCGCGACCGCCAGGACCGCCGCGGCTGCCGCCGATACCGTCCAGGTGATCCACCGGGAGCGCCGCCGCTGCCGCTGCACGGTGTGCAGGATCTCGTCGAGCAGCTCCGGGCGCATCGGCGGCGGTTCGAGCCCGCGGTCGTCAATGGAGGCCACCTCGTCGGGCGACAGCATCGCCAGCATCGCAGGCATCCCGCTGAGCTCGCCGACCGCCGAGCGGCACGATGGGCAGACGTTCAGGTGGGCCTCGTACTCCCGGCGGTCGTTGCTGGACAGCGATCCCAGGACGTAGGCAGCGTCCCAGGGCGCATAGGTGTCGGTCTCGGTCATCGAGTCACCCCCATCTCCTGCAGTGTCAGCCGCAAGGCGCGCACCGCGTAGTGCAGCCGGGACTTCACCGTGCCCTCGGCGATCTGCAGATCGGCGGCGATCTGGGTGGTGGTCCAGCCCAGATAGTAGGAGCGACGGATCACCGCACGGTGGTCGGCGGACAGCTGGGCCAGCGCGTCGCCGAGCAGCAGCCGGTCCAGGGCGACGTTGACCTCGTCCGGACCCGGGCGGTCCGGCGCGCCGGGGGCGTCCAGCGAGTCGCTCTCCTTGCGGAACCGCGCGCTGCGGCGTTCGTCGATGATCATGTTGCGGGCCACGGTGAACAGCCACGCCCGCGCCGAGCGTTCGGCGTCGTCGGTGACCTCGGGGTGCTGCCAGGCCCGCAGCAGCGTTTCCTGCACCACGTCCTCGGCGCGAGCCGGGTCACCGGTGAGGCGCACGGCGTAGCGCCACAGCGCAGCCGCGTGGTCGCGGTAGAGCACCCGCATCAACGCGGCCTCCGGATCGTCCATCTCCCACCTCCGGCGAAGACACGTAACCGGCGACGGTCTGGTTCAAGAGCGCGCGCGGACGAGGTCAGAGCGTGAGAATGCGCGGGCCGTCCTCGGTGACCGCGACCGTGTGCTCCCAGTGCGCGGCCCGCGAGCCGTCGGAGGTCACGACGGTCCACTCGTCGGCGAGGATCCGGGTCTTGGTGGTGCCAAGCGTCAGCATGGGCTCGATGGCCAGCACCGAACCGGCCACCAGGAAGGGGCCGCGGCCGGGCTGGCCCTCGTTGGGCAGGAACGGGTCCATGTGCATCTGCCTGCCGATGCCGTGTCCGCCGTACCCGGCGACGATGCCGAAGCGGCGGCCATGGGTGCGCTCGGCGGCGCGGACGCCTTGTTCGATCGCGTGCGAGACGTCGGTGAGGCGGTTGCCGGGGATCATCGCGGCGATACCGGCCTCCATCGACTGCTTGGTGGCCGCCGAGAGTGCCTCGTCCATCGGGATCAGCGAGCCGATGCCGAAGGTGACCGCGGCATCGCCGTGCCAGCCGTCGATGATCGCTCCGCAGTCGACGGACACCAGGTCCCCGGGCGCCAGCTTCTCGTCGGCCGAGGGAATGCCGTGCACCACACGGTCGTTGACCGACGAGCAGATGCTGGCCGGATAGCCGTGGTAGCCGAGGAAGGACGGGACTCCACCCGCCTCGCGGATGACGGTCTCGGCGGCGTCGTCGAAGTCCTTGGTGGACACCCCCGCAACGGCGGCCGCGCGGACCGTTCGCAGCGCTGCGGCCACCACTGCACCGGCAGCGGCCATCGCATCGAGCTCACCCGGGGTGCGGGCGGGCACGGTTTTGCGGCTGCGAAGACGGGGCAGCGAGACCACGGGCGCTCAGCGGCCGAGTGCGCGCAACGCCCGGGCGAACACCTCGTCAAGACTGCCGACGGCGTCGACCGTCTTGAGTTCGCCGCTGTAGTAGTCCAGCAGCGGGGCGGTCTCGTCGCGGTAGACCTTCATCCGGTTGCGGATGACCTCTTCGGTGTCGTCGGCGCGGCCGCGGCCCTTGAGCCGCTCGACCAGCTCGTCCTCGGGCACCCGGAACTCCAGGACAGCGTCGAGCTTGAGGTCCCGGCGGGCCAGCATCTGCTCGAGCGCTTCGGCCTGCTCGACCGAGCGAGGGAAGCCGTCGAGGATGAACCCGCCCGCGACGTCGGCGTCGCCCAGCCGGTCGTCGACCAGGGCGTTGGTCAGGGTGGCCGGAACCAGGTCGCCGGCGTCGAGGTACTTCTGGGCCTCCCGGCCGAGCTCGGTGCCGGTGCTGATGTTGTGTCGGAACAGATCGCCGGTGGAGATCTGCGGGATTCCCAGCTTGTCCGCCAGCTTGACTGCCTGTGTTCCCTTGCCCGCGCCGGGCGGTCCAAGCAAAACGATTCTCACTTGAGGAACCCTTCGTAGTTGCGCTGCATCAGCTGGCTCTCAATCTGTTTGACGGTATCCAAGCCGACGCCGATCATGATCAGAACCGCCGTACCGCCGAAGGGCAGGTTCTGGACGCCGCCGCTGTTGCCGATCTGCAGGAACATGTTCGGCAGAACGGCGATCACACCCAGGTAGATCGAGCCCGGAAGGGTGATCCTGCTCAGCACGTAGCGCAGGTAGTCCGCGGTGGGCTTACCCGGCCGGATGCCTGGGATGAAGCCACCGAACTTCTTCATCTCGTCGGCGCGTTCATCTGGGTTGAACGTGATCGAGACATAGAAGTAGGTGAAGAAGATGATCAGGGCGAAGTAGAGGCCGATGTAGACCGGATCCGCCGGGTTGGTCAGGTAGTTCGCGACGAAGCGGTCCCACCAGTTGTTGCTCGGCGTCTTGCGGCCGCTCTGGATCAGCTGGGTGACCAGTTGCGGGACGTAGATCAGTGACGACGCGAAGATCACCGGGATGACGCCGGCCTGGTTGACCTTCAGCGGCAGGTAGGTCGACGTGCCGCCGTACATCTTGCGGCCCACCATCCGCTTGGCGTACTGCACGGGGATCCGGCGTTGGCCCTGCTCGACGAACACGACGCCAACGATGATGAGCAGCGCAGCGGCGCAGACGGCGGCGAAGACCAGGCCGCCGCGGCTGTCCAGGATGCTCTTGCCCTCAGCCGGGATGCGCGCGGCGATGCCGGCGAAGATCAGCAGCGACATGCCGTTGCCGATGCCGCGTTCGGTGACCAGTTCGCCCATCCACATGACCAGGGCCGCGCCTGCGGTCATCACCAGCACGATGATCACCAGGGCGAAAATGCTCTGGTCGGCGATGATGTCCAGGGTGCAGCCCTGCAGCAGTCCGCCGTTGGCGGCCAGCGCCACGATGCTGGTGGCCTGCAGGATGGCCAGCGCGATCGCCAGGTAACGCGTGTACTGCGTCATCTTGGCCTGACCGGCCTGCCCCTCCTTGCGCAGTTCCTCGAAGCGGGGAATCACCACGCCGAGCAGCTGAACGATGATGCTCGCGGTGATGTAGGGCATGACGCCCACCGCGAACACCGTCAGCTGCAGCAGCGCACCGCCGGAGAATAGGTTGATCAGCGAGTAGACCTGTGCGGCGCTACCACCGCTCACCTGCTCGATGCACTGGTGGACGTTCTTGTAGTTGACCCCTGGGGACGGCAGTGTGGCGCCGACCCGATAGAGGATGACGATGCCCAGCGTGAACAGAATCTTTCGCCTCAGGTCGACCGTCCTGAGTGAAGAGATGAAAGCCGAGAGCACTCTTCCTCCTGGGCAGCCGGACGAAGGTGTCACAGCGTGCCATTGGGGCTGGCCTGGCCAGCGTTTGGGTAATCCTGCCTCGCGCCGATCGCCACCAGCCGTCAGCCGGCAGCATCGCTCGCTCAAACAGTCTACGAGAGTAACAGTTGGCCCTGGCAGGTCGGGAATCCACGCGAGACCATAGCCGCCCCGTCGCATCGGCGGCGTACAATCGCCGATAGCTCGTTATATTGGCTAATAATCGGTGGGGTGGCTTTCGGAGGGCCTGACGAATGACGCGTACCGACAACGACACCTGGGACCTCGCGTCCAGCGTGGGGGCGACCGCGACCATGGTGGCGACCGGTCGCGCGATGGCGACCAAGGATCCGCGGCACCTCATCGACGATCCGTTCGCCGAGCCGCTGGTGCGAGCGGTCGGCATCGATTTCTTCGTCGCGATGATCGACAGCAAGGTCGACGCCTCCCCGTTCGGTGACGACGCACCCGAGCGGGTGGAGGCCATGATCAACGGAATGGCCTTGCGCACCAAGTTCTTCGACGAGTACTTCGTGCGCGTCACCGAAGGCGGAATCCGGCAGGCGGTGATCCTGGCGTCCGGCCTGGATTCGCGCGCCTACCGGTTGCCGTGGCCGTCGGGCACCGTGGTCTACGAAATCGACCAGCCGAAGGTCATCGAGTTCAAGACCGCGGTACTGGCCGATCTCGGCGCCCAGCCGACCGCGCAACGACGCACCGTCGGCATCGACCTGCGCGAGGACTGGCCGTCCGCGCTGAAAGCCACGGGCTTCGACCCGACCGCCCCGACCGCATGGCTGGCCGAGGGTCTGCTGATCTACTTGCCGCCCCATGCGCAGGACCGACTGTTCGACACCATCACCGCGCTGTCTGCGCCGGGCAGCGCCGTGGCCACCGAATACGTGCCCGGCATCGTGGATTTCGACGCGGCCAAGGCCAGGGAGATGGCGTCCAACCTGCGCGACCGCGGACTGGACCTGGACATGCCGTCCCTGGTCTACGCCGGGCCGCGCAGCCACGTCATGGACTACCTGACCGCAAAGGGCTGGGTGGTCTCCGGTGTGCCCGGCCCCAGGACTCCGGACATGGCTCAAGAATTGGTGTGCGGTCGTCGGTGGGATTTGATGCTGTAGCGCAGGGTCAGGTCGGTGCCGGGGTAGACGGTGTTGGTGTCGTTGAGGGCTTGGCAGAGTTCGTCGATGGCGGCGGTGTGGCGGGGCGCGGGTAGCGGGTCGAGGCGGATGTGCAGGGTGTTGGTGTCGTGGTCGGGGATGATGTCGCCGGAGCCGGCCAGTGCGGTGCGGATCAGGGTGTGCGCTTCGTCGTCACCGCGGGTGTAGCCGGTGTCGGTGAGGATCGCCCGGGCCAGCGATTGTGCGGTGTTGAACGCGGCGATGCGGATGGCATGGTGGATCAGCTTGGTTTCGGTGTCGAGGACCTGCTGGCCGGGGTGGATGTAGGCGAGCGGCAACCGGGCGGGGATCGCCTGGTGGGCGGCCTGTGCCGCCTGGAGCGCGGTGTGGGCGGTGTGGGCGTCGGTGTTGATGGTGTTGATCATCGCGTTGGTGAGCACGGTAGTGGTTCCCGGCGGCGGCGTCGACGCGGTCAACAGTTCACGATCCCGGGTGGTTTCGGCCAAATGCAATGCCCGCCTAGCCTTTTCGACCTGCTGGTAGGCGAGCTTCTTGGCCGGGTTGGGCACCATCCGGCCCGGGTCGTCCTGGCCGGCGCGGTAGCTGTCGTGGGAGTCGAGGTCGAAATGCATGCGGGCGTAGCGGTAGTGGTTCTCCTGACGCCAGCGCGATCCCATCCGGTAGCGGATCTGCGCGGCCGGCAGGTCGCGCCGGGTGGTCAGGATGTGCATCTGGCGGGTTCGGGCGCGATCGTGCAGGCTGATCTGGCGCATCGCGAACACCTCACCGGCGCGGGACCCGTCGGTGATGGGCAACTCGACGGGGGTGTCGGCCAGCGCCCAGGTGTGGGTGCGGCCGAGTTCGTCGATATGGGAGTGCTCGGCGAACTGGTGCTCGTCGAGGTCGGCGATCGGGCCTTTGCGCCAGGTCAAGGTGTCGAACCCGGCCGCGTGCAGGTCGGCGAACAACGCCGGTGACCAGCCGCCGCGGTCGAACCCGACCAGCACCCGGCGCTCATCGCCGACCATGGCGCGCAACTCGGGGATCAACCGGCGCAGCTCGGCGGCCAGCGAGGCGCCCGGTTCGGCCATCACCACCAGCAGCGGATCCCCCGCGGCGTCGGCCACCCAGGTTTCCACCGTCGCCGGGGCGGGGAACTTCAACCGCGGCACATGGGTTTTGGCGATCTTGCGGGTGCCCTGATAGGCGCGGACATGCCCGTCGACATACAGCACCGCCGCCTGCTCGGGCCGGTCCTCGACATGACGGGCGGCCATCGCGGCGATCCAGTCGCCGGCCCGACCCGCTTCGGCGAGCAGCCCGATCTTGCGGCGGATCGTCTTGACCTCCGGGGCCCGGTCCAAACCCAACACCCGCCCCAACGCGGGCGGGTCGATCCGGGCGGCGCCCTCGGCGCGAGCCTCGCCCAACAGGGCGCGGAACACCCCCTCGCACAACATCGCATCCAGCGAATAGAACCCGTTGGGCAACCCGCCGTAGACGGTGTGCGCGCACTCGAGCAGCCCCGTCGCGGCCAGCGCGGGCAGCGCGAGTAACACCCCGGCCAGCGGGGCCCGCCCGCACGGCGTGAACACCGGTGGCGCGTACGGGATCAACCCGAACCGCGCCAACGCGCGCTCCCCGCAGCGGTCGACCGGATCAGCCAACACCGGCACCTCGGTGTTGGCAGCAGCAGCGCCAGTGTCGGTGACCGGCACATCGGACATCATTGCCGGGCAATCCTGCTCGGCTTCCACCTCGATCTCGACCTCGGCTTCCACCTCGATCTCGACCTCGGGTTCGACCGCGATCTGCGGTTCCGACAGCAGGTGAGCATCCGAACCCGTTGAGGCGCCAGGCTCTTCGGTGTCGGTGTCGGTGTCGGTGTCGGTGTCGGTGTCGGTGTCGGTGTCGGTGTCGGTGTCGGTGAGCGCGTTGCGGACGCTACCCGCCGACACCCCGGTCGC is drawn from Candidatus Mycolicibacterium alkanivorans and contains these coding sequences:
- a CDS encoding putative transposase, translated to MTVMTVQPPLPLVPEDARPVGTAAAIVEDDDGGRVFVHGNLVYAWDAGDAAGRRFAAVSLMRIKAATQLQVAEAFAVTPATVRRWEARLTDGGMAGLLGERKGPKRKSKLTADTVAAIRRLRDGGASYRAIAAATGVSAGSVRNALTDTDTDTDTDTDTDTDTDTDTEEPGASTGSDAHLLSEPQIAVEPEVEIEVEAEVEIEVEAEQDCPAMMSDVPVTDTGAAAANTEVPVLADPVDRCGERALARFGLIPYAPPVFTPCGRAPLAGVLLALPALAATGLLECAHTVYGGLPNGFYSLDAMLCEGVFRALLGEARAEGAARIDPPALGRVLGLDRAPEVKTIRRKIGLLAEAGRAGDWIAAMAARHVEDRPEQAAVLYVDGHVRAYQGTRKIAKTHVPRLKFPAPATVETWVADAAGDPLLVVMAEPGASLAAELRRLIPELRAMVGDERRVLVGFDRGGWSPALFADLHAAGFDTLTWRKGPIADLDEHQFAEHSHIDELGRTHTWALADTPVELPITDGSRAGEVFAMRQISLHDRARTRQMHILTTRRDLPAAQIRYRMGSRWRQENHYRYARMHFDLDSHDSYRAGQDDPGRMVPNPAKKLAYQQVEKARRALHLAETTRDRELLTASTPPPGTTTVLTNAMINTINTDAHTAHTALQAAQAAHQAIPARLPLAYIHPGQQVLDTETKLIHHAIRIAAFNTAQSLARAILTDTGYTRGDDEAHTLIRTALAGSGDIIPDHDTNTLHIRLDPLPAPRHTAAIDELCQALNDTNTVYPGTDLTLRYSIKSHRRPHTNS
- the mmsB gene encoding 3-hydroxyisobutyrate dehydrogenase, coding for MTTIAFLGLGHMGGPMAANLVTAGYTVRGFDPVPALRAAAEEKGASVFDAGAAAVAEADVVITSLPNGAIVKACYAEALPAAKAGALFIDTSTISVDDAREVHAQASTAGMAQLDAPVSGGIKGATAGTLAFMVGGESEALDRARPVLEPMASKVIHCGASGAGQAAKLCNNMVLAVQQIAVGEAFVLAEKLGLSAQSLFDVITGATGNCWAVHTNCPVPGPVPTSPANNDFKPGFAAALMNKDLGLAMDAVSSTGASAPLGTHAAEIYAKFAANHGDLDFSAVIETLR
- a CDS encoding acyl-CoA dehydrogenase family protein yields the protein MNLLGMDDDERVIVETAAAFAAKRLAPHALEWDHSKHFPVDALREAAELGIGAVYCGEDVGGSGLRRLDAVRIFEQLATADPAIAAFISIHNMCAWMIDTYGTADQRKSWVPRLASMEAIASYCLTEPGAGSDAAALRTKAVRDGEHYVLDGVKQFISGAGSSDVYVVMARTGGEGPRGISAFIVEKGTPGLSFGPNEEKMGWNAQPTAQVIMEGMRVPADAMLGGPEGEGGGFGIAMNGLNGGRLNIAACSLGGAQAAFDKAGRYLADRQAFGGALLDEPTIRFTLADMATALETSRLMLWRGASALDNDEPDKVALCAMAKLHVTDACYGVADQALQLHGGYGYLREYGLEKIVRDLRVHRILEGTNEIMRVVIGRAVASGARNPAEAARVRATA
- a CDS encoding anti-sigma factor family protein yields the protein MTETDTYAPWDAAYVLGSLSSNDRREYEAHLNVCPSCRSAVGELSGMPAMLAMLSPDEVASIDDRGLEPPPMRPELLDEILHTVQRQRRRSRWITWTVSAAAAAVLAVAALLATNPAQFGLTPLQLPGTSASAPLSMTPVTPSSFEATVVVTGQGWGTQVEMTCTYGEEPGWGEGEESGDELAMYAVGRDGGRVLLATWTARAGATASPSGSTSMPLDEIAAVQVVSVDTGDVLLQRRL
- a CDS encoding CoA-acylating methylmalonate-semialdehyde dehydrogenase; its protein translation is MSTTIQHFIDGKRSNLSSTRTADVFNPSTGEVQAKVLLASAADVDTAVASAVVAQKEWGAWNPQRRARVLTKFIELVNANANELAELLSIEHGKTVPDALGDIQRGIEVIEFATGIPHLMKGEFTEGAGPGIDVYSIRQPLGVVCGITPFNFPAMIPLWKAGPALACGNAFILKPSERDPSVPLRLAELFLEAGLPPGVFQVVQGDKEAVDALLAHPDIKAYGFVGSSDIAQYIYATAAANGKRAQCFGGAKNHMIVMPDADLDQAIDALVGAGYGSAGERCMAISVAVAVGDETANRLRARLAERVEHLRVGHSLDPKADYGPLVNEAALDRVRGYIDAGVAAGADIVVDGRDKGSDELTFGDDSIEGGFFIGPTLFDHVTTDMSIYKDEIFGPVVCIVRVKDYEEALRLPNEHEYGNGVAIFTRDGDTARDFVSRVQVGMVGVNVPIPVPVAYHTFGGWKRSGFGDLNQHGPAAIQFYTKVKTITERWPSGIKDGAEFVIPTMK
- a CDS encoding adenylate kinase, which codes for MRIVLLGPPGAGKGTQAVKLADKLGIPQISTGDLFRHNISTGTELGREAQKYLDAGDLVPATLTNALVDDRLGDADVAGGFILDGFPRSVEQAEALEQMLARRDLKLDAVLEFRVPEDELVERLKGRGRADDTEEVIRNRMKVYRDETAPLLDYYSGELKTVDAVGSLDEVFARALRALGR
- the map gene encoding type I methionyl aminopeptidase, whose product is MVSLPRLRSRKTVPARTPGELDAMAAAGAVVAAALRTVRAAAVAGVSTKDFDDAAETVIREAGGVPSFLGYHGYPASICSSVNDRVVHGIPSADEKLAPGDLVSVDCGAIIDGWHGDAAVTFGIGSLIPMDEALSAATKQSMEAGIAAMIPGNRLTDVSHAIEQGVRAAERTHGRRFGIVAGYGGHGIGRQMHMDPFLPNEGQPGRGPFLVAGSVLAIEPMLTLGTTKTRILADEWTVVTSDGSRAAHWEHTVAVTEDGPRILTL
- a CDS encoding class I SAM-dependent methyltransferase, whose protein sequence is MTRTDNDTWDLASSVGATATMVATGRAMATKDPRHLIDDPFAEPLVRAVGIDFFVAMIDSKVDASPFGDDAPERVEAMINGMALRTKFFDEYFVRVTEGGIRQAVILASGLDSRAYRLPWPSGTVVYEIDQPKVIEFKTAVLADLGAQPTAQRRTVGIDLREDWPSALKATGFDPTAPTAWLAEGLLIYLPPHAQDRLFDTITALSAPGSAVATEYVPGIVDFDAAKAREMASNLRDRGLDLDMPSLVYAGPRSHVMDYLTAKGWVVSGVPGPRTPDMAQELVCGRRWDLML
- the secY gene encoding preprotein translocase subunit SecY, whose protein sequence is MLSAFISSLRTVDLRRKILFTLGIVILYRVGATLPSPGVNYKNVHQCIEQVSGGSAAQVYSLINLFSGGALLQLTVFAVGVMPYITASIIVQLLGVVIPRFEELRKEGQAGQAKMTQYTRYLAIALAILQATSIVALAANGGLLQGCTLDIIADQSIFALVIIVLVMTAGAALVMWMGELVTERGIGNGMSLLIFAGIAARIPAEGKSILDSRGGLVFAAVCAAALLIIVGVVFVEQGQRRIPVQYAKRMVGRKMYGGTSTYLPLKVNQAGVIPVIFASSLIYVPQLVTQLIQSGRKTPSNNWWDRFVANYLTNPADPVYIGLYFALIIFFTYFYVSITFNPDERADEMKKFGGFIPGIRPGKPTADYLRYVLSRITLPGSIYLGVIAVLPNMFLQIGNSGGVQNLPFGGTAVLIMIGVGLDTVKQIESQLMQRNYEGFLK
- a CDS encoding MarR family transcriptional regulator is translated as MPPDSVSPDKPDPIAAARTNWERAGWGDVAEGMVAVTSVMRAHQILLARVENALRPYDLSFSRFELLRLLAFSRTGALPITKASDRLQVHVTSVTHAIRRLEADGLVHRVPHPTDGRTTLVQITELGRSTVEDATATLNEQVFADVGMSAAEASALVSSIETLRHHAGDF
- a CDS encoding sigma-70 family RNA polymerase sigma factor; the encoded protein is MDDPEAALMRVLYRDHAAALWRYAVRLTGDPARAEDVVQETLLRAWQHPEVTDDAERSARAWLFTVARNMIIDERRSARFRKESDSLDAPGAPDRPGPDEVNVALDRLLLGDALAQLSADHRAVIRRSYYLGWTTTQIAADLQIAEGTVKSRLHYAVRALRLTLQEMGVTR